The following coding sequences lie in one Fimbriimonadaceae bacterium genomic window:
- the pstC gene encoding phosphate ABC transporter permease subunit PstC codes for MRRLKRRSNWGEKVLEGLVYASGGILLVVIAALSYYLVHESKYAFDRKYTFGFRFALQPTVGEYEKDIAMDPNASVITAHIEGAEGLDEKEESITMPTLEQLSGMSMFGSGTALTGDLSQISREELYRDDWRAPLKASQAQKFLLFGFATPEYKESKMVLAWEPDEGCDPSLTPHALSLQLVKGPQGAEAPPVHIDLKKQPRGRIEIPTYIAESDDARLDGYVFSVTAKPQAGGIVATLVNFFRADWGPTLAHPRYGFVPLLVGTLTITLLALLLATPISIAAAIYVSELAPSRLREWLKPVIEMLASIPTVVLGYFGLMLVAPALQKYVAPALGLESSRAVLPTAIIMAVLLIPTIMTIAEDALRIVPNGLREGAEALGLTYREKLKRVIVPAARSGIVSAVLLGFARAVGETMIVWILSGGTPRMPGFGSPKEAVGNLMQPTRGIPDTIGIEMGNVTFEGPHYGHLFLLGLTLFVLTLAINLMGFRYGRKQSWRH; via the coding sequence ATGCGAAGACTTAAAAGAAGATCGAACTGGGGAGAAAAGGTCCTTGAGGGCCTCGTCTACGCCTCGGGTGGCATTCTCCTTGTGGTCATCGCCGCGCTAAGTTACTACCTTGTCCACGAATCAAAGTACGCTTTCGACCGGAAGTACACGTTCGGATTTCGCTTCGCGCTTCAGCCGACCGTTGGCGAATATGAGAAAGATATCGCGATGGACCCGAATGCCAGCGTCATCACGGCTCACATTGAAGGCGCAGAGGGCTTGGACGAGAAAGAAGAATCCATCACGATGCCAACTCTCGAGCAGCTTTCGGGCATGAGCATGTTTGGCAGCGGCACGGCATTGACCGGCGATCTGTCTCAAATTTCCCGTGAGGAGCTCTATCGCGACGATTGGCGCGCCCCGCTCAAAGCAAGCCAAGCTCAAAAGTTCTTACTGTTTGGCTTCGCGACACCCGAGTACAAGGAGTCGAAGATGGTCTTGGCTTGGGAGCCCGACGAGGGATGTGATCCCTCCCTCACACCTCATGCACTTAGTCTTCAACTTGTCAAAGGTCCGCAAGGCGCAGAGGCTCCTCCTGTTCATATAGATCTCAAGAAGCAGCCGAGAGGTCGCATCGAAATCCCAACCTATATCGCAGAGTCCGATGACGCCCGGCTTGATGGATATGTCTTTTCAGTCACTGCCAAGCCGCAAGCAGGCGGCATTGTTGCAACGCTCGTAAACTTCTTCCGAGCAGACTGGGGGCCGACACTCGCACACCCTCGATATGGGTTCGTTCCTTTGCTTGTGGGAACTCTGACGATTACGTTGCTCGCTTTGCTGCTTGCGACTCCTATTTCGATCGCTGCTGCGATATACGTAAGCGAACTCGCCCCGTCCAGGCTGCGCGAATGGCTTAAGCCGGTTATTGAAATGCTCGCCAGTATCCCGACGGTCGTGCTTGGATATTTCGGACTGATGCTGGTGGCTCCTGCCCTTCAAAAGTATGTTGCGCCAGCACTTGGATTGGAGTCGAGCCGCGCTGTTCTGCCGACCGCAATTATCATGGCGGTCTTGCTCATCCCAACCATCATGACGATTGCTGAGGATGCGCTCCGAATCGTGCCCAACGGCCTCCGAGAAGGGGCCGAGGCTCTAGGATTGACATACCGTGAAAAGCTCAAACGGGTGATCGTGCCTGCTGCGAGGTCGGGGATTGTGTCGGCGGTTCTCTTAGGCTTTGCCAGAGCAGTAGGCGAGACGATGATCGTTTGGATTCTAAGCGGTGGAACGCCGAGAATGCCTGGTTTTGGCAGTCCAAAAGAGGCCGTTGGCAATCTGATGCAGCCAACTCGCGGTATCCCCGACACGATCGGCATTGAAATGGGGAACGTCACCTTTGAAGGGCCACACTACGGGCACCTTTTCCTTCTCGGCCTTACTCTGTTCGTCCTGACGCTCGCCATCAATCTGATGGGATTCCGATACGGGAGGAAGCAATCATGGCGACACTAA
- the pstA gene encoding phosphate ABC transporter permease PstA encodes MATLSFAYIPSRELLALRDAARMRKSRLYTSALSIVGVATALLILGLIMTILFKGAPAMSWQFLTSPPVDGMTAGGIGPMVRGSLLLMGGTLLLVLPLGIFGGIFLAEYVGRCRVAAFFNACVSSLAATPSIIYGLFGLAVFVLLFDFKISLLSGWLTLAFFALPVIVLTTENAIKNVPDSLIEASLALGLTRWQTIRKVVLPNAMPGILSGMVLMTGRAAGEAPPILFTAGIYYSTAQLGFSKDTLFQPVANLPYHLAEGYRQGGVIPEKTIWGTCLTLMMLVLVINLGAIILRSRMRWKLQG; translated from the coding sequence ATGGCGACACTAAGCTTTGCCTACATCCCTTCGCGCGAGTTGCTGGCTTTGCGCGATGCAGCCCGCATGAGGAAGAGCCGACTCTATACGAGCGCTCTATCCATCGTTGGTGTTGCCACGGCGCTTTTGATCTTAGGTCTGATTATGACGATCCTGTTCAAAGGAGCGCCCGCGATGAGCTGGCAGTTCTTAACCAGCCCGCCTGTTGATGGAATGACCGCCGGTGGAATCGGGCCAATGGTTCGAGGCTCCTTGCTCCTGATGGGAGGGACATTGCTCCTCGTCCTTCCTCTTGGCATCTTTGGCGGGATTTTTCTTGCCGAGTACGTGGGCAGGTGCAGGGTTGCCGCATTCTTCAATGCTTGCGTCAGCAGCTTGGCGGCGACCCCGTCGATCATCTACGGTCTCTTTGGCCTTGCAGTTTTTGTCCTTTTGTTTGACTTCAAGATCAGCTTGCTTTCTGGTTGGCTGACACTCGCGTTCTTTGCGCTCCCGGTCATCGTTCTCACCACCGAGAATGCGATCAAGAACGTGCCCGACTCTCTCATTGAGGCATCTTTAGCGCTCGGCCTCACTCGCTGGCAGACAATCCGAAAGGTTGTCCTGCCCAACGCCATGCCGGGAATCCTCTCTGGCATGGTGTTGATGACCGGTCGAGCCGCTGGCGAAGCACCGCCAATATTGTTTACTGCGGGCATTTACTATTCGACCGCACAACTTGGATTCAGCAAAGACACGCTCTTCCAACCCGTCGCAAACCTACCGTATCACTTGGCGGAAGGCTACCGGCAGGGTGGAGTCATTCCGGAGAAAACCATATGGGGTACCTGTCTCACTTTAATGATGCTCGTGTTGGTCATCAACCTGGGCGCGATAATTCTAAGGTCAAGGATGCGATGGAAACTGCAAGGCTGA
- the pstB gene encoding phosphate ABC transporter ATP-binding protein: METARLNGHKNTSEDVAIRTRGVEVFYGQKQALKDVTMDVHRKRVTSLIGPSGCGKSTFLRTLNRMNDRISGFSFKGSIEIEGENPYAKRVDLLALRRNVGMVFQKPNPFPMTIFENVALGPRMHYGVKGKQLDEVVESALVEAALWDEVKDDYKKKSGLSLSGGQQQRVCIARMLAVRPEIILMDEPCSALDPMSTAKIEELILKLKEEHTVVVVTHNLQQAERIGDYAAFFMFGEVVEHGSSKSLFHAPSQKETQDYVSGRFG, from the coding sequence ATGGAAACTGCAAGGCTGAACGGCCACAAGAATACATCGGAAGACGTCGCCATTCGAACCCGCGGGGTCGAAGTGTTCTACGGTCAGAAGCAGGCGCTTAAAGACGTCACGATGGATGTCCATCGCAAGCGCGTCACAAGCCTCATCGGTCCGAGCGGCTGTGGCAAAAGCACTTTTCTGAGAACTCTAAACCGAATGAACGATCGTATCTCCGGCTTCTCCTTTAAGGGAAGCATTGAGATTGAGGGTGAAAATCCTTATGCAAAGAGAGTTGACCTCCTCGCCCTGCGCCGAAACGTCGGGATGGTTTTCCAGAAGCCAAACCCATTCCCCATGACAATCTTCGAGAACGTTGCTCTTGGACCACGAATGCACTACGGCGTGAAAGGGAAGCAGCTTGACGAAGTTGTGGAGTCAGCCTTGGTTGAGGCGGCTTTGTGGGATGAGGTCAAAGATGATTACAAGAAGAAGTCAGGGCTGTCCCTATCTGGAGGGCAGCAGCAGCGCGTGTGCATTGCCCGCATGCTTGCTGTCCGACCAGAAATCATCTTGATGGACGAGCCTTGCTCGGCGCTCGACCCCATGAGCACGGCTAAGATTGAGGAGCTTATCTTAAAGCTAAAAGAGGAGCACACGGTTGTTGTTGTGACGCACAACCTTCAGCAAGCCGAGCGGATCGGCGACTATGCCGCCTTTTTCATGTTCGGCGAGGTCGTCGAACATGGATCAAGCAAAAGCCTCTTTCACGCACCGAGCCAAAAAGAGACGCAAGATTACGTAAGCGGCAGATTTGGGTAG
- a CDS encoding PEP-CTERM sorting domain-containing protein, which yields MNRTKFILTLGVFAVGAASQATICFDNVTANFVGGGIAQGSSGVIGANTITRFFSQKLIVNPSFANKPVNRIQFSVANFNAVSVSARMRVRFHQTNGAGGGPGTLLVGFSFNPLTFGPGVTTVTGTLGAGLVIPANNELWAGLALDNNAGTTGATQAQLDNMGQGLFGNPPSVGTTQDNVFFSNAPGDFLSNNPAGTMGPITFNGANRALGWRLEAVPEPASMAVLGIGALALLRRRKKA from the coding sequence ATGAATCGAACTAAATTTATTTTAACGCTGGGTGTCTTTGCTGTTGGGGCGGCAAGCCAAGCAACAATCTGCTTTGACAATGTTACGGCGAACTTCGTAGGTGGTGGCATTGCTCAGGGTTCATCGGGAGTGATTGGCGCGAACACGATCACGAGATTCTTCTCACAGAAGCTAATCGTCAATCCTTCGTTTGCTAACAAACCTGTGAACCGAATCCAGTTTAGCGTTGCGAACTTCAACGCTGTGTCGGTTTCTGCGCGAATGCGCGTTCGTTTCCATCAGACGAATGGTGCCGGTGGTGGCCCAGGCACTCTGTTGGTCGGTTTTAGCTTCAACCCGCTCACCTTTGGCCCTGGAGTTACGACAGTAACAGGAACACTCGGCGCTGGCCTCGTGATTCCTGCAAACAATGAACTGTGGGCAGGTTTGGCTTTGGACAACAATGCCGGCACAACTGGTGCAACACAGGCTCAGCTCGACAATATGGGGCAAGGATTGTTTGGTAACCCACCGAGCGTCGGAACGACACAGGATAACGTGTTCTTCAGCAACGCTCCGGGTGACTTCCTTTCAAACAACCCCGCCGGAACGATGGGACCGATCACCTTCAACGGCGCAAACCGTGCTCTTGGATGGAGACTTGAAGCAGTTCCCGAGCCCGCATCGATGGCTGTCCTCGGCATCGGCGCTCTCGCTCTTCTTCGCCGACGAAAGAAGGCTTAG
- a CDS encoding PEP-CTERM sorting domain-containing protein — translation MRNHKTLFVVSILMTGAAAQAVTIYDTVTAAPGFGIYTGPGNRLSGDNFAPPQLGPGQHWRITGYTATAFASDAGLYSNMMVDINFYNFVDLFAVTFEPAFGELAGSAHTDLPGTFNASGAGSGFSYTVNGLSIDLNEEPTNPTTGYGFEVRWSSTGPGTLSSGYADIGSSVVDSFWSNGMYIDFIPDDVLDNLEFTNFDGWTNGNFAIQIRATAVPEPATLAVLGVGALALLRRRKKA, via the coding sequence ATGCGAAATCACAAAACACTGTTCGTCGTTTCAATTCTTATGACTGGCGCCGCTGCCCAGGCCGTGACCATATATGACACCGTCACCGCTGCCCCAGGATTTGGTATTTACACCGGTCCGGGCAACCGCCTGAGTGGTGACAACTTCGCCCCTCCTCAGCTCGGCCCAGGACAACATTGGCGCATCACCGGATACACAGCCACTGCATTTGCGTCCGACGCCGGTTTGTACTCGAATATGATGGTGGACATCAATTTCTACAACTTCGTCGACCTATTCGCCGTCACCTTCGAACCGGCCTTTGGCGAGTTAGCGGGTTCTGCGCATACCGACCTGCCAGGGACATTCAATGCCTCTGGGGCAGGAAGCGGTTTTTCCTATACGGTCAACGGGCTATCGATCGACCTCAATGAGGAGCCCACAAATCCGACAACGGGATACGGGTTCGAAGTCCGCTGGAGTAGCACGGGACCAGGAACCCTCTCAAGCGGCTACGCGGACATTGGATCGTCGGTTGTTGACAGCTTCTGGAGCAACGGAATGTACATCGACTTCATCCCCGACGATGTGCTCGATAACCTTGAGTTCACAAATTTTGACGGCTGGACAAACGGCAACTTTGCGATCCAGATTCGGGCGACTGCCGTGCCCGAGCCGGCTACCCTAGCGGTTCTTGGTGTCGGTGCGCTGGCGCTTCTGCGTCGGAGAAAGAAGGCGTAA
- a CDS encoding deoxyguanosinetriphosphate triphosphohydrolase: MSHRVRESIEQDELMRLSPFAAKAAESQGRPTLEDPDPVRTCFQRDRDRILHSKPFRRLKHKTQVFIEPMGDHFRTRMTHTLEVAQIARTIGRALRLNEDLIEAIALGHDVGHTPFGHAGESALDEALQGLHQSGVAGMEGAPTQFRHYEQSLKVVDILTPLNLTHETREGIGGHSKGRKDLSDSDGESVSTLEAAVVRISDRIAYMNHDLDDALRSQIIKEIPADFLAIGDSHSRRIGAMVEDVILNSLDQPAIRLSPPLMSKMNTLKEWLFESVYLQYPVIFPDIYKAQSVVKELFLHFCEAGNLPEGFVGVQGAVDYVAGMTDRFAMDTFAELRLPSGFRVSR; this comes from the coding sequence GTGTCTCACCGCGTTCGCGAATCCATCGAGCAAGACGAACTTATGCGCCTCTCGCCGTTCGCGGCGAAGGCCGCTGAAAGCCAGGGGCGACCTACTCTCGAAGACCCCGACCCCGTCCGCACATGCTTCCAGCGCGACCGTGACCGCATCCTCCACTCCAAGCCTTTTCGCCGACTCAAACACAAGACGCAGGTCTTTATTGAACCGATGGGCGACCACTTCCGAACGCGAATGACACATACGTTGGAGGTGGCCCAGATCGCTCGGACGATCGGGAGAGCTCTCAGGCTGAACGAGGACTTGATCGAGGCGATTGCACTGGGACACGACGTCGGGCATACACCGTTTGGGCATGCTGGTGAGAGCGCTCTTGATGAGGCCTTGCAAGGGCTTCATCAAAGCGGAGTAGCAGGGATGGAGGGGGCTCCAACCCAGTTTCGGCACTATGAGCAGTCGCTCAAGGTGGTGGACATTCTCACGCCACTGAACCTGACCCACGAGACGCGGGAGGGGATCGGCGGACACAGCAAAGGGCGCAAAGATTTGAGCGACTCTGATGGAGAATCGGTGAGCACCTTGGAGGCGGCCGTTGTGCGGATTAGCGACCGTATCGCCTACATGAACCACGACCTCGACGATGCCCTTCGCTCGCAGATTATCAAAGAGATACCTGCTGATTTTTTGGCTATTGGAGATTCGCACAGTAGGCGAATCGGCGCGATGGTGGAGGATGTGATCCTGAACAGTTTGGACCAGCCCGCGATTCGGCTCTCCCCACCGCTGATGTCCAAAATGAACACTCTCAAGGAGTGGTTATTTGAGTCGGTTTACCTGCAATATCCGGTTATCTTTCCGGACATTTATAAGGCGCAGAGCGTTGTGAAGGAGCTGTTCTTGCACTTCTGCGAGGCTGGGAATCTGCCAGAAGGGTTCGTTGGAGTGCAGGGAGCGGTCGATTATGTGGCAGGTATGACAGACCGCTTTGCGATGGATACTTTTGCCGAGCTGCGGCTTCCGAGCGGGTTTAGGGTGAGTCGGTAA
- a CDS encoding glycosyltransferase family 2 protein, with amino-acid sequence MSDAEQPLVSILVPALNEEDTIGDVIDRLLALPISKQIIIIDDGSNDRTPEILRSYGDKITVLTNPARGGKGNAIRKAIPHALGKTVIIQDADLEYFPEEIPDLIQPILDGKAAVVYGNRFAHGMPSGMALPNKLVNWMLAWSVRLLFWRNIHDEATCYKAFRTDLLTKMNLTCQRFEFCPEVTAKSIRLGERILEIPVRYEPRSKAAGKKIRWTDAPEAFWTLLKHRFSRF; translated from the coding sequence ATGAGCGACGCCGAACAGCCCCTGGTCTCCATCCTCGTTCCCGCATTGAACGAGGAAGACACCATCGGCGATGTCATCGACCGGTTGCTCGCTCTTCCCATCTCTAAGCAGATCATCATAATCGACGACGGCAGCAACGACCGTACGCCGGAGATTCTGCGATCTTATGGCGACAAGATCACCGTGCTCACCAATCCTGCGCGGGGTGGCAAAGGCAACGCCATCCGCAAAGCGATTCCTCACGCATTGGGCAAGACCGTCATCATCCAAGACGCCGACCTCGAGTACTTCCCCGAGGAGATTCCCGACCTTATCCAGCCGATTCTCGACGGAAAGGCCGCGGTGGTTTACGGCAACCGCTTTGCCCACGGTATGCCCAGCGGGATGGCGCTGCCGAACAAGCTGGTGAACTGGATGCTTGCGTGGTCGGTCCGGCTTCTCTTTTGGCGAAATATCCACGATGAGGCAACCTGTTACAAGGCGTTTCGAACCGATCTCCTGACGAAAATGAACCTAACCTGTCAGCGGTTTGAGTTTTGCCCGGAGGTGACGGCGAAGTCGATCCGGTTGGGCGAGAGGATTCTGGAGATCCCTGTCCGGTATGAGCCCCGGTCGAAGGCAGCTGGGAAGAAGATTCGGTGGACGGATGCGCCGGAGGCGTTTTGGACGTTGCTGAAGCATCGGTTTTCGAGGTTTTAG
- a CDS encoding DUF2339 domain-containing protein — protein MNDDLNRDILNRLTRLEGRVSALEAGSTRQQAAAPVQAPPPMRGQSAPTPTPPPIIHPVAWDTDLATPARPPIGAMTAKQPQRAVQQSATTSAEDAELALGSKVLPWAGAGLVVLGISYLTGLAIQRGFFTPAMQFWGAILLCISFLGIGYWRDRKEESIGQLLLGVGSAGMYLTFAGGHLTFDLYPGELMVGLFVLHSAANLVFGSVRGSKAFVVIGMVGGLIASLTPLLKSGIETFDGWPMTLALHASVTAATCGICLRKRWDDVLTGCLYAAIPLLIPIALNIPTAGLNQALIFSAYGLSAAGLGNFRGAKAISVVGLLAMTFATVWRSSPPLNPNSEIWASLALHAVATATTIVLCVYKKWDDVFAGIGAVLVLALLPLVLDTRLGVHQGAFVTAGYGAALLGIGLWRSVTWVSLAGLGMCLLSVVVPMGNGFGDTMNWPFVLAMHTGATIVVVTITLWKRWSEAAIWMGVVLGILLFPILIGSSYGLLERGMIAQIYALALSLPFAWRLNLQKDEGYSAIYMLPACLLAGFGFLVSIGLPGSDLTGPVRLSLRWEAGAMLWVYSAVLATGTRLLAHAESRPWLYGSAGILALAVAPLAWHGSHLLVIYTGIAAALAAIALVQRSRILAALAWGELGLAVGVYVTRRLDMISRPDTSDGFIYSEQIHLVSLIALTVLVAFTSGLFDRRRAEGKPDTANSDLLSVVASCIGWFLTGNLSLLALQSIPENARLTISWAAVGLVLLPLGFIANRRAVRFASFSLLGLTLAKIVLLDLASLDLPIRIVILITLGVAILGLSYLFYLRPKHEGRTGSGGNGVTPTVIT, from the coding sequence ATGAACGACGATCTGAATCGCGACATCTTGAACCGCCTCACTCGACTGGAGGGCCGGGTCTCGGCATTGGAAGCGGGCTCAACACGGCAGCAAGCCGCCGCACCGGTCCAGGCCCCTCCACCGATGAGAGGGCAGTCTGCACCAACTCCCACTCCTCCTCCGATCATCCATCCGGTAGCGTGGGATACGGACTTGGCGACGCCAGCGCGTCCACCGATAGGCGCGATGACTGCTAAGCAACCGCAAAGGGCAGTTCAACAGTCGGCTACCACATCCGCCGAAGATGCCGAACTAGCTTTGGGCAGCAAGGTCCTTCCCTGGGCGGGCGCTGGGCTTGTTGTACTGGGCATCTCGTACTTGACGGGACTGGCGATTCAGCGCGGATTTTTCACGCCCGCCATGCAGTTCTGGGGCGCGATTCTGCTTTGTATTTCGTTCCTCGGCATTGGCTATTGGCGAGATCGCAAAGAGGAATCCATTGGTCAACTCCTGCTAGGGGTCGGCTCGGCGGGGATGTATCTGACGTTTGCAGGAGGACATCTCACTTTTGATCTCTATCCGGGTGAGTTGATGGTGGGGCTCTTTGTCCTGCACTCAGCTGCGAACCTTGTTTTTGGTTCTGTGCGTGGGTCCAAGGCCTTTGTTGTGATCGGCATGGTGGGTGGGTTGATCGCCAGCCTCACACCGCTGCTGAAATCTGGCATCGAAACGTTTGACGGGTGGCCCATGACGCTGGCGCTGCACGCGTCAGTCACGGCTGCGACATGTGGCATCTGCTTACGCAAGCGTTGGGACGACGTGCTTACTGGCTGTCTTTATGCCGCCATTCCACTCTTGATTCCCATCGCGCTGAACATCCCGACGGCGGGGCTTAATCAAGCCCTGATCTTTTCAGCCTATGGCCTCTCTGCTGCCGGACTCGGCAACTTTCGAGGGGCAAAGGCCATTTCTGTCGTGGGATTGCTCGCGATGACCTTCGCCACTGTGTGGCGCTCCTCACCGCCCCTCAATCCGAACTCTGAGATCTGGGCGAGCCTTGCTCTTCACGCCGTCGCGACCGCCACCACTATTGTCTTGTGTGTTTACAAGAAATGGGATGACGTTTTTGCGGGCATCGGCGCTGTGCTTGTGCTTGCGCTCCTTCCCCTTGTCTTGGATACACGGCTCGGAGTACACCAGGGAGCATTCGTTACCGCTGGGTACGGCGCAGCATTGCTCGGGATTGGCCTTTGGCGTAGTGTGACTTGGGTCAGCCTTGCCGGACTCGGTATGTGTCTGCTCTCGGTCGTCGTGCCGATGGGCAACGGCTTTGGGGACACGATGAATTGGCCGTTCGTGCTTGCGATGCATACTGGCGCGACAATTGTTGTCGTCACGATCACACTCTGGAAAAGGTGGTCGGAAGCGGCGATATGGATGGGGGTTGTGTTGGGGATTCTGCTTTTTCCCATCCTGATTGGATCAAGCTACGGACTGCTTGAGCGCGGAATGATCGCTCAGATTTATGCCCTTGCACTCAGTCTACCGTTTGCTTGGCGCCTCAACTTACAGAAGGACGAGGGTTATTCCGCGATCTACATGCTTCCGGCATGCTTGCTCGCTGGGTTTGGATTCTTAGTCTCCATTGGACTTCCTGGATCGGACCTGACCGGGCCCGTTAGACTGTCATTAAGATGGGAAGCAGGCGCGATGCTTTGGGTTTATTCGGCTGTGCTGGCAACAGGCACCCGACTCCTTGCCCACGCCGAATCTCGGCCTTGGCTGTACGGCTCTGCGGGCATATTGGCGCTTGCTGTCGCACCGTTGGCATGGCATGGCAGCCATCTGTTGGTGATCTACACAGGAATTGCGGCCGCACTGGCAGCGATCGCTTTGGTGCAGCGTTCACGCATCCTTGCAGCGCTGGCATGGGGAGAGTTGGGGCTGGCTGTCGGGGTGTACGTGACACGTCGTTTGGACATGATCAGTCGCCCGGACACTTCCGATGGGTTTATCTACAGTGAACAGATCCATCTTGTAAGCCTGATAGCGTTGACCGTTCTCGTCGCTTTTACTAGCGGACTGTTTGACCGTCGGCGCGCTGAGGGTAAACCGGACACTGCGAATTCGGATTTGCTGTCGGTTGTTGCATCGTGCATCGGATGGTTTCTTACCGGGAATCTTTCGCTGCTCGCGCTGCAATCGATACCGGAGAACGCTCGTTTGACGATCTCGTGGGCGGCGGTTGGACTGGTGCTGCTGCCGCTTGGGTTTATCGCCAATCGGCGGGCGGTACGGTTCGCCAGCTTTAGTCTGCTCGGCCTCACTCTGGCAAAGATCGTTTTGCTTGACCTTGCCAGCCTTGATTTGCCAATCCGAATTGTGATCTTGATCACTCTCGGTGTCGCGATCCTTGGGCTGAGCTATCTGTTCTACCTGCGCCCAAAGCATGAGGGCAGAACGGGTTCGGGCGGAAATGGGGTGACCCCAACCGTTATCACTTAA
- a CDS encoding sugar phosphate isomerase/epimerase, with protein MKIGIFTALFGDKSLTETLDIVKAEGIQAVEFGAGAYPGSAHLDVDKMLDSKAERERVVKEVEKRGLMISAISVHGNPLHPNKKIADEHHEVFVKAVKLASKMGIECVNGFSGCPGDHANAKNPNWVTCAWPDEFREVLDWQWSKRVLPYWKKQAAFLKEHNVKFCIEMHPGFVVYSNDTLLKLRNGCGKNGDAIGANFDPSHLWWQGIDPIAAVRELGAEGALYHVHAKDTRIDPYNSGRNGNLDTKSYGDILNRSWVFRSCGYGHGVDWWKDFVSNLRMVGYDHVLSIEHEDGLMSSMEGLRKAVECLKQAVIQESAGPMFWAKE; from the coding sequence ATGAAGATCGGGATTTTTACCGCACTGTTTGGAGACAAATCGCTTACGGAAACGCTGGACATCGTGAAGGCTGAAGGGATTCAGGCGGTGGAGTTTGGAGCGGGGGCTTATCCAGGGTCGGCCCACCTCGACGTCGACAAGATGCTCGACAGCAAAGCCGAGCGCGAGCGGGTCGTCAAGGAAGTGGAGAAGCGAGGCCTGATGATCAGCGCCATCAGCGTCCACGGAAACCCACTTCACCCGAACAAGAAGATCGCCGACGAGCATCACGAGGTCTTTGTCAAAGCCGTCAAGCTCGCAAGCAAAATGGGAATCGAGTGCGTGAACGGCTTTAGCGGTTGCCCTGGCGACCACGCCAACGCCAAGAACCCTAATTGGGTGACCTGCGCCTGGCCAGACGAGTTTCGAGAGGTCTTGGATTGGCAGTGGTCAAAGCGCGTGCTGCCGTATTGGAAGAAGCAGGCTGCGTTCTTAAAAGAGCACAACGTCAAGTTCTGCATCGAGATGCATCCTGGCTTTGTTGTCTACAGTAACGACACCCTGCTCAAACTCCGCAACGGTTGCGGGAAGAACGGCGACGCCATCGGAGCGAACTTCGACCCTTCGCATTTGTGGTGGCAGGGGATCGACCCCATCGCGGCCGTCCGCGAGCTTGGCGCTGAGGGGGCTCTCTATCACGTCCACGCTAAGGACACACGAATCGACCCTTACAATTCAGGCCGCAATGGCAATCTCGATACAAAGTCCTACGGCGACATCTTGAACCGATCCTGGGTGTTCCGAAGCTGCGGCTATGGGCATGGAGTGGATTGGTGGAAAGACTTCGTTTCTAACCTGAGGATGGTGGGTTACGATCATGTGCTTTCCATTGAGCACGAAGACGGGCTGATGAGTTCGATGGAGGGCCTGCGCAAGGCCGTAGAGTGTTTGAAGCAAGCCGTGATCCAGGAGTCGGCGGGACCGATGTTTTGGGCTAAGGAGTGA